In Edaphobacter dinghuensis, one genomic interval encodes:
- a CDS encoding N-acetylmuramoyl-L-alanine amidase — MVHGVSAKTRKVAHRRVELSPWQQAMQGREKLESIPAGARTKAEYTEAMDRYRAIYHQTPGDQYAAAAVNAVAELLAEQGRGSHDTKALKDAVGQYEFLRKQYPGSSLRVGALLAEAQIYENDLRDSDGARKQYALLVKDYPKSELAEEARAGLASLNSREQGTGTTTAGTRRQERGAREQKSVEQAAGSDRDTANRAATDTASFAPMPVTKRKSAARNVVDTSAPAQAPSAVVETANNKAAGVEEAGPTHVAMESKRHGLAQVTGIRHWSTPNYTRVAIDLGDDVTYEAARVPNPDRIYFDLHGTRLAPQLVGKSFTVTDDGFLKRVRAAQFTNDMTRVVLDVNHVTEYSAFLLPNPYRLIIDIHGGNGEQGAPTEVAKTDSAPPETAVVAKVTPARPVPNTVEARSNSLVEVASLSDQPGRVEATHRPTSQPISAVVKDPDSGVAEARPDDTVSSARRTKKSRAEVAGAVPARAAVPTADGETSLVRALGLKIGRIVIDAGHGGHDSGTLGYGGIEEKDVVLDVALRLGKLLHERLGAEIIYTRSDDTFIPLETRTAIANKAQADLFLSIHANSSRDESARGVETYYLNFTTQLDALEVAARENAVSDQSIHQLSDLVKKIALKDKIAESREFASDVQESLYGGLEKGNPGLKDRGVKKAPFVVLIGANMPSILAEISFVTNPNDARELEEPAYRERVAESLYRGVAKYEAGLSGVKLPVERASTK, encoded by the coding sequence ACGAGAAAGGTGGCACATCGCCGGGTGGAGCTGTCGCCATGGCAGCAGGCGATGCAGGGGCGGGAGAAGCTGGAGTCGATTCCGGCGGGGGCACGGACCAAGGCGGAGTATACCGAGGCGATGGACCGGTATCGCGCGATCTATCACCAGACGCCGGGCGATCAGTATGCGGCTGCGGCTGTGAATGCCGTGGCGGAGTTGCTGGCCGAGCAGGGGCGCGGATCGCATGACACGAAGGCGTTGAAGGATGCGGTGGGTCAGTATGAGTTTTTGCGGAAGCAGTATCCGGGCAGCTCGCTGCGCGTGGGCGCGTTGTTGGCCGAGGCGCAGATCTATGAGAACGATCTGCGTGACTCGGACGGGGCGCGGAAGCAGTATGCGCTGCTGGTGAAGGACTATCCCAAGAGCGAGCTGGCAGAAGAGGCTCGGGCTGGGCTGGCTTCTTTAAATAGCAGAGAGCAGGGGACTGGAACGACTACGGCAGGGACCAGGAGACAGGAGCGAGGGGCGAGAGAGCAGAAGAGTGTGGAGCAGGCTGCGGGGAGCGATAGGGATACCGCGAATAGGGCTGCTACTGATACGGCTTCGTTTGCCCCAATGCCGGTGACGAAACGGAAGTCGGCTGCGCGGAATGTGGTGGATACGAGTGCTCCGGCGCAGGCTCCGTCTGCGGTGGTGGAGACGGCAAATAATAAGGCGGCTGGAGTCGAAGAGGCTGGGCCGACGCATGTGGCGATGGAGTCGAAGCGGCATGGACTGGCGCAGGTAACGGGGATTCGGCACTGGTCGACGCCGAACTATACCCGGGTGGCGATCGATCTTGGCGATGACGTGACGTATGAAGCGGCGCGGGTGCCGAATCCTGACCGCATCTATTTTGATCTGCATGGGACGCGGCTGGCTCCGCAACTGGTGGGCAAGAGTTTTACGGTGACGGATGATGGCTTTTTGAAACGTGTTCGCGCCGCGCAATTTACCAACGACATGACGCGAGTGGTACTGGATGTGAATCATGTGACGGAGTATTCGGCGTTCTTGCTGCCGAATCCTTATCGACTGATTATTGACATTCATGGAGGAAATGGAGAGCAGGGGGCGCCGACGGAGGTGGCGAAGACGGACTCGGCTCCGCCGGAGACTGCGGTCGTGGCGAAGGTTACGCCGGCGCGTCCTGTGCCGAATACGGTTGAGGCCAGGTCGAACAGCCTGGTCGAGGTGGCTTCGTTGAGCGATCAGCCGGGAAGGGTGGAGGCGACGCACAGGCCGACCTCGCAGCCGATCTCGGCGGTGGTGAAGGACCCGGATTCGGGGGTTGCTGAGGCGCGACCGGATGATACGGTGAGCTCCGCGCGACGGACGAAGAAGAGCAGGGCGGAGGTTGCGGGGGCTGTTCCGGCGCGGGCGGCGGTGCCGACGGCGGATGGGGAGACTTCGCTGGTAAGGGCGCTGGGATTGAAGATTGGGCGCATCGTGATCGACGCGGGGCATGGCGGACATGACTCTGGCACGCTGGGCTATGGCGGCATTGAAGAAAAGGATGTTGTGCTGGATGTAGCGCTGCGGTTGGGCAAGCTGTTGCATGAGCGGCTGGGCGCGGAGATTATCTATACGCGGTCGGACGATACGTTCATTCCGCTGGAGACGCGGACGGCGATTGCGAATAAGGCTCAGGCAGACCTGTTTTTGTCGATCCATGCAAACTCTTCGCGGGATGAGAGCGCGCGGGGTGTGGAGACCTATTATTTGAACTTTACGACGCAACTCGATGCGCTGGAAGTGGCGGCGAGAGAGAACGCGGTTTCCGATCAGTCGATCCATCAGTTGAGCGATCTGGTGAAGAAGATTGCGCTGAAGGACAAGATTGCGGAGTCGCGGGAGTTCGCTTCGGATGTGCAGGAGAGCCTGTATGGCGGGCTGGAGAAGGGGAATCCGGGGTTGAAGGACCGTGGCGTGAAGAAGGCTCCGTTTGTGGTGCTGATCGGCGCGAATATGCCTTCGATTCTGGCGGAGATCTCGTTTGTGACCAACCCGAACGATGCGCGGGAGCTGGAAGAGCCGGCGTATCGTGAGCGGGTGGCCGAGAGCTTGTATCGCGGCGTGGCAAAGTACGAGGCCGGGTTGAGCGGCGTGAAATTGCCGGTGGAGCGGGCCAGCACGAAGTAG
- a CDS encoding DUF6599 family protein yields MVDRIEFKLRRTAQRVVLLCLVGAMPAAFGQSTKTMLVEPPTPLLPAQFGAWQPDGSSPSCSDCPPVEGVTGAVLKEDGVSRISHAAYHRLNKPGTITLDAYQFGDATGAASAFTFLRKPESRMVQSKDSQVGAEMAASGADYIFRSGTTVVVVDASKAGAPAVGDLRLLESTLPKIGGPRAQPPLLPTLLPTKGLDVESERYALGPIGYQAMGGVLPGDIVGFDKSAEVVMAKYKGRGLLTLLLYPTPQIAGNYGREIVAEMNRQGAAAGTVKLRREGPLVAMTTGAWSAEEAQKAVEGVHLNAVLTVEKTPPPEFRTEVRKTVSLLTSIALLSGLLALAAIILGLVLGFGRAAIRVLQGKPAATEPEFLRIDLSGRAEKIHLEGELPPTQG; encoded by the coding sequence ATGGTCGATAGGATTGAGTTCAAGCTTCGAAGGACGGCGCAACGCGTCGTGTTGTTGTGCCTGGTGGGTGCGATGCCTGCGGCCTTTGGGCAGAGCACAAAGACGATGCTCGTCGAGCCTCCTACCCCGCTCCTGCCAGCCCAGTTTGGGGCGTGGCAGCCGGATGGAAGTTCGCCCTCGTGTTCGGACTGTCCTCCCGTGGAGGGAGTGACGGGCGCGGTGTTGAAGGAGGATGGAGTAAGCCGCATCAGTCATGCGGCCTACCATCGGCTGAACAAACCGGGAACGATTACGTTGGACGCCTATCAGTTTGGCGATGCGACAGGAGCGGCGAGTGCATTTACGTTTTTGCGTAAGCCGGAGTCGCGCATGGTCCAGTCGAAAGACAGCCAGGTTGGCGCGGAGATGGCGGCTTCGGGAGCAGATTATATCTTTCGCAGCGGCACGACCGTAGTCGTGGTGGACGCGAGCAAGGCGGGAGCTCCGGCGGTAGGAGACCTGCGGCTGCTGGAGTCGACGCTGCCCAAGATCGGCGGGCCACGGGCGCAGCCTCCTCTGCTGCCGACCCTGCTGCCGACCAAGGGGCTGGATGTCGAGAGCGAGCGGTATGCACTGGGGCCGATCGGCTATCAGGCGATGGGCGGTGTGCTGCCGGGAGATATTGTCGGCTTCGATAAGAGTGCCGAAGTGGTGATGGCGAAGTATAAGGGCCGAGGATTGTTGACGCTGCTGCTCTATCCGACGCCGCAGATTGCGGGCAACTACGGGCGAGAGATTGTGGCGGAGATGAACCGTCAGGGCGCGGCGGCGGGAACGGTGAAGCTGCGTCGTGAGGGGCCTCTGGTGGCGATGACGACCGGGGCGTGGAGTGCCGAGGAGGCTCAGAAGGCGGTCGAAGGAGTTCACCTGAACGCAGTGCTGACGGTGGAGAAGACCCCTCCGCCGGAGTTCCGGACGGAGGTTCGCAAGACGGTGAGCCTGCTGACCAGCATTGCCCTCCTGTCGGGCCTGCTGGCGCTGGCGGCGATCATCCTGGGGTTGGTTCTCGGATTTGGCAGGGCGGCTATCCGCGTGCTGCAGGGGAAGCCAGCGGCGACCGAGCCTGAGTTCCTGCGGATCGACCTGAGCGGCCGGGCAGAGAAGATTCATCTCGAAGGGGAGCTCCCGCCGACGCAAGGGTGA
- a CDS encoding glycoside hydrolase family 28 protein codes for MISRWKDVPVGVAAMCAGVFILMSLSAAAQDTRQVTEPKIPESCVQLPAQLRAMNNLLAPADESKLDTERIQHALDTCKPGMAVELKPASGNNAFLSGPLEMRTGVTLLVDEGVTLFGSRDAKLYEMKGEGVTPGLCGTIATGIPTVFPAPQRQLKTRGGCRPFISVMDAKDVGIMGNGVIDGRGYAKILGKDYSWWEMARKAEPQNQRYFTPRMIVASHADGLTLYRITLHNSTNYHVSVNNTDGFTAWDVHLQTPTTKGMDARNTDGIDPGSSTNITIAHSWIDNGDDNIAIKTGVTHMSVLDNHFYDGHGMSIGSETYTGDSNLLVDGLTEDHTTSGIRIKSNVTRGGLVHDLVYQNICMKDVANPIAISPYYTNQTTEGFVDPKYVGDRIPDYKAITIRNVLDTTPGNVLLAGLDDAHTTEIMLDGVRVEGITPAQVHGRFATVALGPRGTNLDFSGTTIKVIPFKGVAGGETGFGCDGRFVPMQ; via the coding sequence ATGATTTCGCGATGGAAAGATGTGCCTGTCGGTGTTGCAGCGATGTGCGCGGGAGTTTTTATTTTGATGAGCTTATCCGCAGCCGCGCAGGATACGCGCCAGGTGACGGAGCCGAAGATTCCAGAGTCGTGTGTACAGCTGCCGGCACAGCTAAGAGCGATGAACAACCTGCTGGCCCCTGCCGATGAGAGCAAGCTGGACACGGAGCGCATTCAACATGCTCTTGATACGTGCAAGCCGGGTATGGCGGTGGAGCTAAAGCCTGCGAGCGGGAACAACGCATTTTTGAGCGGCCCGTTGGAGATGCGGACCGGCGTGACGCTGCTGGTCGATGAGGGCGTAACGTTGTTTGGCTCGCGTGATGCAAAGCTGTATGAGATGAAGGGCGAAGGAGTGACCCCAGGACTGTGCGGGACGATTGCGACGGGAATTCCTACTGTCTTTCCTGCGCCGCAGCGACAGTTGAAGACGCGCGGAGGCTGCCGACCGTTCATCAGCGTGATGGATGCAAAAGATGTCGGCATCATGGGCAATGGCGTAATCGATGGGCGAGGATACGCGAAGATTTTGGGCAAGGACTATAGCTGGTGGGAGATGGCCCGTAAGGCAGAGCCGCAGAACCAGCGTTACTTTACGCCGCGCATGATTGTGGCCAGCCATGCCGATGGCCTGACGCTGTATCGGATTACGCTGCACAACTCGACGAACTATCACGTGAGCGTCAACAACACGGATGGATTTACCGCATGGGATGTACATCTGCAGACGCCGACGACGAAGGGCATGGATGCGCGGAACACGGATGGGATCGATCCAGGGAGTTCGACGAATATTACGATCGCGCATAGCTGGATCGACAACGGCGACGATAATATCGCGATCAAGACCGGAGTCACGCATATGAGTGTGCTCGACAACCATTTTTATGATGGCCATGGGATGTCGATCGGTAGCGAAACCTATACAGGCGACAGCAATTTATTGGTGGATGGTCTGACGGAAGACCATACGACCAGCGGCATCCGTATTAAAAGCAACGTGACACGGGGCGGGTTGGTGCATGATCTGGTCTATCAGAACATCTGCATGAAGGATGTGGCGAATCCGATTGCCATCAGCCCTTATTACACGAACCAGACGACGGAGGGGTTTGTCGACCCGAAGTATGTCGGTGACCGGATTCCGGACTATAAGGCGATTACGATTCGCAATGTGTTGGACACCACGCCAGGCAATGTATTGCTGGCCGGGTTAGACGATGCTCACACCACAGAGATTATGCTGGATGGCGTGCGGGTGGAGGGGATTACGCCCGCGCAGGTGCATGGACGGTTTGCCACGGTGGCGCTGGGGCCGCGCGGAACGAACCTCGATTTCAGCGGGACAACAATCAAAGTCATACCGTTCAAAGGGGTTGCGGGGGGCGAGACGGGATTCGGCTGCGACGGAAGATTTGTTCCGATGCAGTAG
- a CDS encoding TonB-dependent receptor codes for MAQTNEGQLSGNILDSTGAQVANAQITAKNDATGSTYSIKSTSSGSYHFASIALGQYTVTATASGFSPSVNTGVVVRVGSVTALDIHLAVGAATDTITVAANASTVETQSSDVGGTVSTRQIIDLPLALGGVGALRSPEAFVFLIPGTAGPGTGNSANGIFISKIGGGQNFGNEVLLDGASQTRSENGSSFDEEAPSVEAISEFKVTTNTPAAEFGRTSGGIENFVTKSGSNDYHGSAFDIFRNEDLNANNWFNNGYKAFYQSQGNPVEAKYNRGNDKQNDYGGSMGGPIVIPHFYNGHDKSFFFFSWEQYRHTMGGPITSTVPTMAERGGDFTDQLGAEKLDKNGNPILNPCDGSPMYNGEIFDPNTTQTVNGVPCRLPFRTNGQLNVIPQGRINGVSQNILAFYPTPNAPGISNNYTLSTSSPLTNTTYSLRIDHSIGSNDKFFGSYSTRENFRFSPQNFQLPPPVTPNVQTQDFITHFGRGGWDHIFTPNLLNHLNVGYNRSNSINGAIENQPAYVNNNYAKQLGIPNVFRGFPEINISGYVSLSRNQFDDNIDNGIRVNDSVSWQRGRNSFKFGVDYRYQQYSNIAHDSENGHFNFNGNETKSAQISPYQDGTGLGGASFLLGLVDNSGATIVTHQPRWLSSYMAGFAQDDFKATKDLVLNLGIRYSIDQPRKEATNRTSNFSPTAIDPYSGLPGALVFGTNCNGCNTRWADTWYKDIAPRIGFAYSPSRWNGKLAVRGGFATLYAPLQYSDFGGSEIAGFALPIVQNSDGFNTAYTIDMGFKPYTVAPNLDPGLFDSKNSASPTPFSNYIKPSYGRPAQVNQWNLQVQQELAKDLIMTIGYIGSSASHLKSGIENVNNTSPSTFPLGDILSRHYSESAPAQGTKLPYATFNTSAQYFQALRPFPQYDYIATDCCLQNVGHSSYDALIATLERRFSNGLSLQASYTWSKSITNADSALPGTNAGVNQEQDPSNPKSTKALSIQDIPHTFVVSYIYQLPFGKGQHFFGGTNGFVRAAISGFEIGAVQRYMSGQPTSFGCADGIPGYQNCIAFSRVPGSSLASPARKGHIDPFRRFRAGNPSNLSSDPNVDSEFNGLTNTGNSDYSKFQTAPAIYSQNNSINRRTRAVQSGDCATCDNGNFEFGDIPRVTGEIRNYKYLNEDFSFLKKTPITEGTLLILKVELLNAFNRHTFSTPDTQPYDYTFGVPTGTINGPRQMQLTARFQF; via the coding sequence ATGGCTCAGACCAATGAAGGTCAGCTCTCGGGAAATATTCTGGACAGCACTGGCGCTCAGGTCGCGAACGCGCAGATCACCGCTAAGAACGACGCGACAGGTTCGACTTACAGCATTAAGTCGACAAGCAGCGGAAGCTATCACTTTGCCTCGATTGCTCTTGGTCAGTACACCGTGACGGCGACGGCATCGGGCTTCAGTCCGTCGGTTAACACTGGTGTGGTGGTTCGCGTAGGCAGCGTCACCGCCCTCGACATTCACCTTGCAGTTGGCGCGGCGACGGATACGATTACGGTTGCAGCGAATGCGTCCACTGTGGAAACTCAGTCTTCCGACGTTGGCGGCACGGTTTCAACCAGGCAGATTATCGACCTGCCGCTGGCGCTGGGTGGAGTAGGCGCGTTGCGCTCTCCTGAAGCGTTCGTCTTCCTGATCCCCGGCACGGCGGGTCCTGGCACCGGTAACAGCGCGAACGGTATCTTCATCTCTAAGATTGGCGGCGGTCAAAACTTTGGCAACGAGGTATTGCTCGACGGTGCCTCGCAGACTCGTTCGGAGAATGGTTCCTCGTTCGATGAAGAAGCGCCCTCGGTGGAGGCGATCTCCGAGTTCAAGGTGACGACGAACACGCCCGCGGCCGAGTTTGGACGTACCTCGGGCGGTATCGAGAACTTCGTTACCAAGAGTGGAAGCAACGACTATCACGGCAGCGCATTCGACATCTTCCGTAATGAAGACCTGAATGCAAATAACTGGTTCAATAATGGCTACAAGGCGTTTTATCAGAGCCAGGGAAATCCGGTCGAAGCCAAGTACAACCGTGGAAACGATAAACAGAATGACTACGGCGGAAGCATGGGCGGCCCGATTGTTATTCCGCACTTCTATAACGGGCACGATAAGAGCTTCTTCTTTTTCTCATGGGAGCAGTATCGACACACGATGGGCGGCCCGATTACAAGCACGGTGCCTACCATGGCAGAGCGAGGCGGAGACTTTACCGATCAGCTCGGCGCGGAAAAGCTTGATAAGAACGGCAATCCGATCCTCAATCCGTGTGACGGCAGCCCAATGTATAACGGAGAGATCTTCGATCCGAACACCACGCAGACTGTCAATGGCGTTCCGTGCCGTCTGCCATTCAGGACCAACGGGCAGCTTAACGTGATTCCCCAGGGTCGTATCAACGGTGTTTCCCAGAACATCCTTGCGTTTTATCCAACCCCAAATGCGCCTGGCATCTCCAACAATTACACGCTCAGCACCTCGTCTCCTCTAACGAACACCACGTACTCCCTTCGTATTGACCATTCCATCGGATCGAACGATAAGTTCTTCGGCTCCTACAGCACGCGTGAGAACTTCCGCTTTAGTCCGCAGAACTTCCAACTACCTCCGCCGGTCACGCCGAACGTTCAAACCCAAGATTTCATCACTCATTTTGGTCGTGGCGGTTGGGACCATATCTTTACGCCGAACCTGCTCAACCACTTGAACGTGGGTTATAACCGCTCCAATTCGATTAATGGTGCCATCGAAAACCAGCCCGCTTATGTCAATAACAACTATGCCAAGCAACTTGGCATTCCGAATGTGTTCCGGGGATTTCCGGAGATCAATATCAGTGGTTATGTCTCGCTGAGCCGTAATCAATTTGATGACAATATCGACAATGGAATTCGTGTTAACGATTCTGTGAGCTGGCAGAGAGGCCGCAACAGCTTCAAGTTCGGTGTCGACTATCGCTATCAGCAGTATTCGAACATTGCGCACGACTCGGAAAACGGGCACTTCAATTTTAACGGGAATGAGACAAAATCAGCTCAGATTAGTCCCTATCAGGATGGAACCGGTCTGGGAGGAGCGAGCTTCCTTCTGGGGCTTGTGGATAACAGTGGAGCGACGATCGTAACTCATCAGCCGCGCTGGCTGTCCAGTTACATGGCGGGCTTTGCACAAGATGACTTCAAGGCAACGAAGGATCTTGTCTTGAATCTGGGTATTCGCTATAGCATTGACCAGCCGCGTAAAGAAGCGACGAACAGAACCTCCAACTTCAGCCCAACAGCTATCGATCCTTATAGTGGTCTGCCGGGTGCGCTGGTATTTGGAACAAACTGCAATGGCTGCAATACGCGCTGGGCTGATACATGGTACAAAGACATTGCTCCGCGCATCGGATTCGCCTACTCGCCTTCTAGGTGGAACGGCAAGCTTGCAGTTCGTGGCGGCTTTGCAACTCTTTACGCTCCGCTTCAATACAGCGATTTTGGGGGCTCAGAGATTGCGGGGTTTGCTCTTCCAATCGTTCAGAACAGCGATGGGTTTAATACTGCCTATACCATCGATATGGGATTCAAACCATATACGGTTGCTCCTAACCTTGATCCGGGTCTATTCGATAGCAAGAACTCTGCTTCTCCGACCCCGTTCAGCAACTATATTAAGCCGTCTTATGGTCGTCCTGCTCAGGTCAATCAATGGAACCTTCAGGTTCAGCAAGAGCTTGCCAAGGATCTGATCATGACGATTGGCTATATCGGATCGTCGGCCTCGCACCTCAAGTCTGGAATTGAAAACGTCAACAATACTTCTCCTTCAACTTTCCCGCTTGGCGACATTCTCAGCCGGCACTACTCAGAGAGTGCGCCAGCGCAGGGAACCAAGCTGCCGTATGCAACTTTCAATACATCGGCTCAATACTTTCAAGCGCTTCGACCGTTCCCTCAGTATGACTACATTGCGACGGACTGCTGCTTACAGAACGTTGGCCACTCTTCCTACGACGCTCTGATCGCAACACTGGAGCGGCGGTTCTCTAACGGGCTCAGCCTGCAGGCTTCCTATACCTGGTCGAAGTCGATCACCAATGCGGATTCTGCTTTGCCGGGAACGAACGCTGGAGTTAATCAGGAACAGGATCCGTCCAATCCTAAGAGCACAAAGGCCCTCTCGATTCAGGACATCCCGCATACCTTTGTTGTTAGCTATATTTATCAGTTGCCATTCGGAAAAGGACAACATTTCTTTGGAGGGACAAACGGATTCGTGCGGGCGGCGATCAGCGGATTTGAGATTGGTGCTGTGCAGCGCTATATGTCGGGTCAGCCAACTTCGTTCGGTTGCGCCGATGGTATTCCCGGCTATCAAAATTGCATAGCCTTCTCTCGAGTTCCGGGTTCGAGCCTCGCCAGCCCGGCACGGAAGGGTCATATTGATCCGTTCCGTCGGTTCCGTGCGGGAAATCCGTCTAACTTGAGTTCTGATCCGAATGTGGATAGTGAATTCAATGGCCTAACGAATACTGGAAATTCCGATTATTCAAAATTCCAGACAGCTCCGGCTATTTATAGCCAGAACAACAGCATTAATCGCCGTACCCGTGCTGTTCAGTCTGGAGACTGCGCGACGTGCGATAACGGCAACTTCGAATTCGGAGACATTCCACGTGTTACCGGAGAGATTCGAAACTACAAGTACCTCAACGAAGATTTCAGCTTCCTGAAGAAGACACCCATCACTGAAGGTACGCTGTTGATCCTGAAGGTAGAACTTCTCAATGCCTTCAACCGGCACACCTTCAGCACACCGGATACTCAGCCCTATGACTACACCTTCGGTGTGCCGACAGGAACGATCAACGGTCCACGCCAGATGCAGCTCACAGCGCGGTTCCAGTTCTAG
- a CDS encoding tetratricopeptide repeat protein produces the protein MAQALHSLQQGDQSTAQQLLLQAIAVSPTHPAANNALGKLYFEQHRYPEAMERFEAVLSTNLRDSEARHGELSSAVALALQVRGESPEAALACLQHARENLPDDPTLLTDLGIQAQAMDRLTLANESLNAALKLKPNDLTALYALARVETDQMDSVAAEKHFRAYLAARPDDATAHYGLGHLLEMQLKTEEATKEFRRSIELQPVQTESYYALGQIALDAQHDAEAEPLFRKTLARDPNHGGALTGMGILCFRAKNYTEAEEYLAKAIVSAPKYQPAHYYYSLVLAHVGKKAEAEQELKIAASLQQKPAMPTTQSTQ, from the coding sequence GTGGCCCAGGCATTGCACAGTCTTCAGCAGGGAGATCAAAGCACCGCGCAGCAGCTTCTGCTGCAGGCTATCGCGGTGAGTCCTACTCATCCCGCTGCCAATAACGCGCTGGGCAAACTATATTTTGAGCAACATCGCTATCCGGAGGCGATGGAGCGATTCGAAGCCGTGCTGTCTACAAACCTGCGTGACTCCGAAGCTCGTCACGGCGAGCTTTCATCGGCCGTGGCACTTGCGCTGCAGGTACGCGGTGAAAGTCCAGAAGCTGCGCTTGCTTGTCTCCAGCATGCTCGCGAAAATCTTCCGGATGATCCTACGTTGCTTACAGATCTCGGGATTCAAGCACAGGCGATGGATCGATTGACGCTTGCTAATGAATCCCTGAATGCAGCGCTCAAGCTTAAACCTAACGATCTCACGGCGCTTTATGCTTTGGCGCGCGTGGAGACCGATCAGATGGATTCGGTGGCGGCGGAGAAGCACTTCCGTGCCTATCTGGCCGCTCGACCGGACGACGCCACAGCACACTATGGATTGGGCCATCTTCTGGAGATGCAGCTCAAGACGGAAGAGGCGACGAAAGAGTTCAGGCGATCAATCGAGTTGCAACCGGTACAGACAGAGTCGTACTACGCACTTGGCCAGATCGCGCTTGACGCACAACACGATGCAGAGGCGGAGCCGCTGTTCCGCAAGACCCTGGCGCGCGATCCGAACCATGGCGGAGCACTTACCGGAATGGGCATTCTCTGTTTTCGTGCGAAGAACTACACCGAAGCAGAAGAGTATCTCGCAAAAGCTATCGTCAGCGCACCTAAATATCAGCCGGCTCACTACTACTACAGCCTTGTGCTCGCGCATGTCGGCAAGAAAGCAGAGGCCGAACAGGAATTGAAGATTGCCGCAAGTCTGCAACAGAAGCCTGCTATGCCAACAACGCAGAGCACGCAGTAG